TGCTTTGAGCAGAGTGAAATTTAACACTTCAACAAATTGCTTAGGCCcaagaaattaaatatatatggtGTTAAAATTAAatgacaataaaaaatgtttcatttgtacAGCTATAAATGATCATTTTGAATGCACCTACTTTTTATGACAGTGTTAGGATACCATACATTGAAATGCATTTTCGTTTAGGTTTCATATAAAATCCCACTTTGAAATTAAAAATTGTAGGTTTGTAGTTCTttataactgtatataactgCTTATTCATACAGCTCCATTTATTAAAGTGCTGGATTCCTGGAAAGCCTGAGCTGCCTGTGGGGGCCTGGTCTCGTTGATCACACATAAAACATCTGATAATTTTGTAAGTAAAGAGTAAGTATTCTTTggttcattaaataaaatacccccacacacacccacacacacaccttgTGAATCTTTGTGATTGGCTAAATCTGGTCAAAGTCTTATCAGTAACACATGCTTAGAGAGAAAATATTACCTATTCATTTTAGCCTTTCTTCTGTTAGTTTTCCCTGAAGACAGCAATGATTAAATCATGTGTTATTATGTACAGAGGAGCTTATTTCCACTCACAATTGCATAATTCTTACTTTGTCTGAAGGGTTCTCCAGAGACTCCCAGCTGAACATCACCATCTAGTTGTCAGAATTTGCTATTTTCTACAGCAGATCAAGCAGTGCACTACAGCCATTTCTACTTATGTGAATTAATGCAAATACCCATATGTAGAAGACAAATGTTCTCTAACAAAATGTGTTATTACCCAAAgtttaatatatgtattaaaacacataaacaaacactgcttaaAATCTTTGATATATGACCAAAAATAAGTTGGAGGTGTATTTCCTTTTATAATAGTCCTGGGGATGATTCTTTAAACTAAACACTAATGCAATCTTCTGAAAGAAAAGCCACATAAACAACATATAATTGGTGTAATAATTTCCACAATATACTGCATTTTCATTTGGTTACTAAAGGCTCTCGTAAAAGCATCACCATCATATACCCCACCTCAACAAATGGCTCTAGAGCACTGACATTCTTTGGTTCACCCTTTGTGATAGATTCATTTGCAAACCTGATACTAAAGTAAAGGCTAGGGCCACTGCAATTACCTTAAACCTTTTGCATTTGTTTCCACCTAATGAAAAATAGCGCAGGGATCATAGAAGAGAAAAAACAACCCTGAGTTGCATACTTTTGCTTATGGGGGGTTTTTGGGGCATAGAGAAGTATATTGATGGAAAAAGTCTACCAAAAAGTGAAACCCAGAAAAGTGAATGGCAAGCCATGTTGTTAGAAGGGCTATattgactaaggggcacatttactaacccacgaacgggccgaatgcgtccaattgcgtttttttcgtaatgatcggtattttgcgatttttcggaaaattgttgcgactttttcgtagccattccgaaagttgcgcaaaatctggcgattttttcgtagcattaaaacttgcgcgaaaagtcgcgcctttttcgtagccattccgaaagttgcgcaaaatgttgcgattttttcggagcgttaaaacttgcacgaaaagtcgcgccttttaagttttaacgctacgaaaaaaatcgccagattttgcgcaactttcggaatggttagtaaatgtgccccttagtctgttctatttataaaaagaaattaaagctATATATGTCCAGTATGTCAAACCTAAAATGGAATTACTTAGTATGATTACTCATTACATCCTTGGTATTTTTATAAACAGTACTCATTAAAAATTGTTACATGActcaaatgtttttttgtgtattatttttttacctCTTATGATCTGAAAATGCTGAATTGTCTTCAAATCTGCCTTTAAAGATTTTAGAACAATCTAATGTATTTGTCTTCAAATCTGACTCTTTTGGGATTTGGCTTGAGGAATTATCCTCTAGATGTACTAAAAGCAACTTACTTAATGTGAGATGTGAAATTAAGTTTGTTATTTCCTTGTTTCCATCATTCAGCTGTCTTCTCCCAAGGCCATGTGTTCTAGAAAGCACACAGTCCACATAAATGTCCCAGAAAAGCTGTGCTAGGTCCCAGAACAGAATTCCATGTTTTAAGTTCTCAGATGACTTCAGGTAAATCATTAAATCCCAGAAGCCAGACACAGTGTCTGCGATACGTGGCTTCTTCATCTCCAGTAGGATAGCTGTTGATGTCTCCCAGCACTGGGGATCTGCACGGCCAAGGGCGAGGGGGTCAACCTGGCCATGGCAACAGATGGCTGGGATAACAAATATTCCCAGAAAAAGCAATGAACATGTTAGTTGCATGCTGTAGTATTCTCTTCTTTTGTTTCTGCTGCTCATGCCACTTCAAAAAcactacaaataaaatgtaaagttaATATACTTAAAATGGAAAAATGCAATGGCAATAGTTAAGGGTGCAACTGTTTCTACAGTAACATTCCCTGAAGGGGTTAGACTAGTAGACACAAGTTTGTTTTAATAATGCTCTCCTTATCAGAAAATAATTTAATACGAGGGTAAAGAGTATAGTTCATTTGTATTGCAAAGTAATGCTACAGGGAACAGTCAATTTGTTATTTTGGAGTAAGGAATGATTTTTTTTGCTTCTTAGAGGCATTAATATGGAATAAAACAGGTATTAGGTGAATGAAGCGCTAAACATGATGGATATTAATTTTGTTCAACTTCACTCGCTGTGTACCtatactctatggggcagatttatcaaagtgtgagattagagctcaccacggaAAAACTTACcctctttctattcattcctatgggattttagatgGGTGTTTATCGATGAACTGTAACTTTCAATAGAAGATGTGAAATGAAAGAAAGTTAAGGTGGCAGAATGTGAATGAAGATCACAAACCATGggattaaatattatatataataagcctGCAACTGTTACAGATACACATGTTTAATTTTGAATGTATTTTTCAAACAGTTTACAGTTTAAACATTTACTTAAGTGattgctctgtatatatatatatataggcatggagtgacggcacacgcaGGATTTTCACACACAGTTAGTTATTTAGCAATACTTCTCAACTGTGTGTGAAAATCCtgcgtgtgccgtcactccatgccTGTTTAATTATTtatgcacaggcacccaggtagtatCACCttgtatggtgtgcagcttctaagcatctttgtatatatatatatatatatatatatatatatatataaaaatgggcCACTTCGCTCAGGAcgtatgaaaaaatatatataatttactgaAAGTACAACATGAGTGACATTTCAGCTGTGTcaacagcctttctcaaagtaacaaATGAACAACAAACCTAAATACTCAGTGTGGCGGGAAACCCAGAAGTGACGTGACATGACAAAATAACGTGTGAACCTGCGTGAACCTGCATTacccattgtaaaatatacacaaaCCTTCATTCCAAATAAAAAGTGTAACACTTAAATcttaaaggataaaaaaaaaaatgtaatcagtgaacagcctctttaaaatctttcagtacctgccgCACTGCCAtaccagaggttaatagtaaggctgcagcatccccttaaaggagaaagaaaggcaaagtcacttgggggtgccaaaatgttaggcacccccaagtgacttaaattgcctaccttttac
The genomic region above belongs to Xenopus tropicalis strain Nigerian chromosome 9, UCB_Xtro_10.0, whole genome shotgun sequence and contains:
- the fam237a gene encoding protein FAM237A, which produces MSSRNKRREYYSMQLTCSLLFLGIFVIPAICCHGQVDPLALGRADPQCWETSTAILLEMKKPRIADTVSGFWDLMIYLKSSENLKHGILFWDLAQLFWDIYVDCVLSRTHGLGRRQLNDGNKEITNLISHLTLSKLLLVHLEDNSSSQIPKESDLKTNTLDCSKIFKGRFEDNSAFSDHKRLPVMLLMCVNIKLFYYMPCLIETYSHGQRSILPQKKSLIEELIGIRVHKSESRLLGSIQRGIKRK